In the genome of Daucus carota subsp. sativus chromosome 9, DH1 v3.0, whole genome shotgun sequence, the window AAAGAGGTCAATGAGGTTGAAGAGGTTAAAGAGGTTGATGAGGTCGACGAGGTTTCAGAGGTCGATGATGAATTTGCTGTTGTATGCAAAAAAATTGTAAGCTTTCTAAATTATATTTGCATACTAGCTAGTAGGGCcatcaattataattaaaatataaatttcttgaCCAATTCTGTTTCTTTTATGTCAATAGGATGATTTGTTGGAAAAGAAAAAGGCAGGTGAATTAGAGTTCTATGGAGCTGAAGATGTTCTTACCACAGCTTTGGAGAGTCAAGAGCATTCCGGAAGGGTCCGGGCTGTTGGAGGGTACATAACCCCAAAACAATACTTTAAGCTGCCGAGAGAGAAAAAAATTCGAATCACAAAGGAAGAGTTGATGGCCCGTGATTGGGAAAGGGATGAAAAGACGGAGAAAAAGATGCAGGCTCTTGAGGCAGAGATTGCTCAGTTAAAGGCAATTTTTGCTTCAAGTGTTGGTCCTCAGTCCCCAAAGCAGCCTGAAAAGGCAAGTTCCCAGCCTGAAAAGGAAAGTCCACAGCTTGAAAAGGCAAATgtggatgatgatgaggaatGTGTCATGTATGATCAACCACAGCCTACACCTCCTGCAGTTTCGGTATAATTTCCtgatttttttgtatttaattaaataatttcctgaatttataaattctttttgccttaatattttaatttggtcATTTACGTATTGTAGGGGCAAAGATCTTGTGAATTATCTGTGgacaagaaagaaaataaagttgcATTTGGTATGGTGTATCCTAGCGTGGATAGAGAAAAAGTACATGGAATTGATATACCAGATGGCCATAAGTGTGTTCTTGTCGACGGCCTCATCAAACCAGATGCCTTGCTTCCGGTGCCGATACGTGGTGAAATGGTGACAGTCCGCGATGCACTTGGCTCTTTTGTAGCATGGCCTGAGGAATTAATCAGCTACACAACTGCAGTGGTATGTGAATTCTTTGTTTGAGATGTTGAATTTTCATTCGTAGTAGGAATATATATGTGATGTGTATACTTGACATTTTTTATGGTTTGATTATCTACAGGTTAAGAAGAAAGAAAGGTTGCGGCCAACTgcacaaaaaaaatcagaatGATCAGTTGCAGAAAATTAAGTCGCAGTTCATTAGTGTGAAGCCAAGTCCAAAGGTGCCGAAAGGCTTTAATTTATTGTACAAACACGCAACAATCTGGATGAAAAATACAGGCGTTTCGATAAAGATTGTATGCGATGCGGATGTGTTTGGACATGAAAAGACAGTTTAGTTGATAGATGAGAATATCTtatcattgttggagtttaaAATGCTAGGACAAGCTGTACTTGCAGCTTACATGGCGtaagttttctttttctgttaaTTTTCTATTTCCGATGATTAAGTTCTAGTACTGTTGGTAATTTGCTAGTTATTCGTAGTTCTAATGTTTGCACTCTTTTTCGTAGGCACCTGCATAATGAGATCTCTGAACAACAAACACTGGTGGAGACATTTGCATTTGTTGACCCGGGATCCACTTATCACTTAAACgccaattttgaaaaatacattgTTGAACGGTTGAAAGAGGGTAACCCGGATCGGCTGTTCTTTTGGCCACACAATCAGAAGTAAgttgtttattaaattttacttaTATTAAAAACCTGTATAAGAAACATCTGCTataaaatgtttataatttttgatgaaaaCAGTATGCATTGGATTCTGACTATTATTTGGGAAGGCGAAATATATATTCTCAATCCGCTCCCTCACCCAACACAATTTCCAGAGCTTGAAAAAGTGTTATCaaggtaattttttatttttcttaattaacaTTTTGATGGAAATTAAACGTCAATTCTGAAACCGTGTACATTGTATATGCAGCGCGATTAAGACGTTTAATTCTGAAACTGGTAGGAGCAACAAGCCACCTAAGGCAAAGTTTTTAAGTGTAAGTACTTTTACACTTCATCATTTGAGTACGTAGAGTTAATAAGTAGTTTAATTGAggtgtaattttaatttttcaaataggGATCTCCCAAACAACCTGGTGGCCATGAATGCGGTTACGTAGTCATGCGTTACATGAAAGATATTATCGCTGACACGAGATTAAGTTTTACTTCAAAGGTATGCATAGTTGTtttgctatatatatatcagataCCTTTTAGTTATATACGTGCACTTATCAATTTTCATGAATTTGTTAGTGGCTGGCCAAGAGTCGAGTTTCTTACACCGAGGAGCAGCTTGATGAAGTGCGTATTGAGGCTCTCCAGTTCTGCCAGGACCACATATGACCAGTTTCTTAGCAGTCGAGGTTTCAACTGTCTAAACAGTATGTTTGCGGACAAGTGGAGGTTTCTACTGTGAACAATTTGATATGCAGTAACTAATAGTTTTTTGGTAGCTTTTGTGGATTGAATGGGTACAATGATAAGTGGTTTGCATATGCTTAAGtatttagtagtttgttttGCGTATTGAACGACGTACGATCTTAGTTGGCTTTGTGTAGTAGTTGGTTTGTTGGATGATGGCAGAATTGTTGTTGGTTTTGCAAATTGAATTTGTTTGATTGGATTGAAGTAGATTTGGATGTGTATTGTGGATGGTGCAATATATATTCAGGCTGGTATATTATGGATGccagttttttaaattttgtttgtgcATGGATGgacattagtttttttaatataaccGTAGAAAGTAATATCTATTTGTAAGAAGCACATCAgatttttcaacaaattttgaTGTCTTAAACTAAGATACAAATCAGTTTTTTTTGCTTTAAAACAGAtgtctaaaaataataaagtcaTCACCTCAAAGAGATGTCTATTGGAAGAATGCACATCACAATTTTTCTGTAAAGACTGATGTCTCTACCAAAATAGACAGCATCTAAAGACGATGTGACAAATTGTTAAGTACATTAGTTGTTTTCTAAAGGAATCGATGTCTATAGAGACAATGACATCAGTACAAGGTGATGtttaaaacaaaatacaaaTCACTTTCTTGTGTAAAACCTGATGTTTAAGCCTTTAATTAGTTAGTGTAATTACATGTTATATGTCTTAAATTGCAAGTAACTTTAGTATAAACTTAagtaaaagtaatatattttgtaagaaATGGTGGCATAGACATCTGAATATCAGTAAAAAAAATGATGTGTAAGTAAGGTTTTCACATCGGTTGTCGACTGATGTCTAGAATAGACATCACCAACATCAACATCGGTCTAAAAAACTAAAGACATCGGCCAGAAACTGATGTCTATTAgcttttttcttgtagtgggtcttagaaggaacaacaacatccttattttcttccggtacaggtgactcaacaactagagctctcgaatggttcggTGTTTTACCCcggccatatctctgcttactttgaacctgctcgagttcataagttttcaaaactctgTAGAGTCTTTCCaaagaaatctcattcagatctctactttccctgatggcagtgattctgtgttccagatgctccggaagggttaagagaaacttcatgttgacctctttcttgttgtagtatttcccattcagattcaagttattaatcagattattgagtctgataaatacttctgaaatcccctCTCCaggattggaaccaaattgttcatactgagccatcagtatctctttcttattttccctaacttcttttgagccttcgtttataatctctagtgtatcccagatttgcttcgcgttcgtacaattaacaacagcattgtacatgaccggatctagagattcgaccaatatcagttgaagagcgtcatctaagttcatctgttcactctcttcatctgtgtactcagaaagttctttcggaatagtctgatgaggtattaacacaccatcttcttcgtgtgctaatatgacgttcatcggagtagaaacacctttgtttaagatcccgatgtattttctgttcgcagtacGAAGGAATAGTagcatgtgccttttccataggccaaagtgttctttgctgaacggtgggattttaatgctactaatcttttgtgtactcatgtttaaagatttgaagtgaatagtgtttggaagagatttggatttttgaaagaaaaatattttaaaaaaaattaattttaaaaaaaaattaattcgaattaaaaatatttggatttaaagtgaatagtgtttggatgcgatttggatttttgaaaggaaaatattttaaatcaaaattaattcgaatagaaaaatatttggacgttacagagtgtgtataggatctgatacggtaaaatggtatcaacctggctctaataccaattgttaggtcctggaacgattgtagaagagggggttgaatacaatcgtcacttaaaaataatcgcggcggaataatctgatttaatataaatttgttaatcagattttaattaattaatataacaatgttttaagtcgttatataattaatatggttcgttttaatgcccactagtttgtagaataaatttgacagaaagtattctaacttagcggaataaaacaaccgaaagatcaaagcacagtaaactgtagatttaacgaatagcaagtttagcacaacttgaaagctttacaaatgcaaTGAACACATACAAATGAAGTTGgatggccatatttataggcaaaatccaagaacaaggcaagacaaaggtaggcaagacaatgcaaagatGGCAAAGACAATTAGGCACTTTGTCTTGATGAAAaacacaaggtaagacaatctgggagattgtctatAGCCTAGTAAGACAATTccaggcggtaagacaatctcagggcacggtaagacaatgagggacacagtaagacaatcttcaagattgtcaTACAagccattcggcaagacaatcttgaagattgtcttggaagccacaCCAGACAAGACAATAAGGGacgcggtaagacaatcactgagattgtcttaccgtgtgttggaaGAGGTAAataacacggtaagacaatccctttgattgtcttaccttgttgtttCATAAGACAATCacttagattgtctttccttttgatccaacaagacaaacccttatttcctttaattaattaaccaattaatatccacttaattatattaaatgcataaattcataaattaaattaattcgagatagaattaatttaataaataaattacacatcctatataattattttgagaagtgaattaaataatttgataatcaattatccattTTCTTCTTCCACAGAGTCTTCAGTtttctgtaaacaattaagatcttcgacttgattgagcggccaccttcttttgacgtagaatatttaatctgataagctgatacacaaatgtactgtctggttcatctgtaactagctcaattaaatattcgttatcatttaaacaattaagttgtggcttgttcgtcgattcttcgtcttctgagttcttcttcatttgtagacacaataacggaatcttctgaataaataaagtattgaaactttataccttctgatcttctggacgtgctacaaaagattatttgtacactgaggcttgatcatattaatgaacttcttccagtggtttgcagcagcatcctgaaattcttctgacataaaatcttcaataaatcatttgacgttcttcgtacggattccggataacagtacttgctatttaaatgctttcttatcagagttgagttgatactcttaaatacaaataggcttaacatatgcctttcaaatttgaattttaagtgCGGGATTGAGGTGATGGCTTCAATTTTGTTCAAACCTGGACGGCCGATGATCACATTGTAGGAAGAAGGTGTGTCTGTGACATATAATTTGATTACATGGCTGACTTGGTTCGTGGCTGTTCCGAATCGGACCGGGAGATAAAGTGTGCCCAGGACCGGGACAATGTTGTTCCCGAATCCGTATAGAGGATCCTCCCTGTAGTCATTCATCCGGATGCTCCCTAACTGCATCCGATCCATGGTGTGATTGAACAGGATATTGGCTGAGGAGCCGTTGTCTACCAGGATTCTTCTGACTTCATTTTCGGCTATGTCCAGGGTTACTACTAGAGCTTCATTGTGACCCCGGGTGACTCCTTCGAAGTCTTTACTACTGAAGGAAATCACCTGCTCGGGGAAGGTTTGTATGGACATTATTTCTTGACAGGAGTCCGGGCTGGGAGGAGGAGAGCAGGATCCGCCCAGGACTATGTTGACTATGTTTTTCTGTTTCCCGGATCCTCCTGCTTTGTCAGTTGTGTTCCGGGCTATGTATTGCCCCATGTTGCCTTTGCCGATTTGTTCTTCGATGAAGTACTTGAGAAATATGCAGTTTTCCATCTTGTGACCGTGGGTGCCATGATAGTCACAATGGCGATTGGTGGATCTGCTCTCTAGGGGAGTTTGCATGGGTTTTGGGGCATAGTAGAAGGGTTTGTCCCGGACTTCTTTGAGTATGTCCTCCCGGGGTCGGTTGAGAGGAGTCCATTCAGGTTCCGGTTTTGGTTCTCTGGCTGGTCTGTTTGGTCCGGGGTCACTTCTAGACCCGGATCCTGGTTGGCTGGTTGTCCTGGAACCTGAATGCTGGACAAAGTTGGTTTGCCTGTctgatttgaattttttatccTGGTGGTATTCTTTTCTTGGTCTGTCTTCAACTTGTTTTCCTTTTGAGCTACCATGTCGGGTCATTCTCATAGCTTGGAGCACATCGGTCTCCTTAATGAATTTGGCGGCCATGGCATAGGCAGCTGCCAGGCTCTGGGGTTCTTTGTTGATCAACTCGACAACATATCTTTCATTTTGTTCCGGGTCCAGGTTCCTCCAGAATATGTTAGAGCTTCACGCTCGTCCAAGttggaaattttgttgattgcttcctggAAATGTTTCATATAGTTTGAAAGTGCCTCATTGTCATACTGACGAACCGTTTCCAAGTGACACATGTCGAGTTCATGTGTTTTGTTTGCTCGGAACCTTCTGAGGAAGGCCTCTCTGAAATCTTTCCAGGATCCAATGCTCCGAGAGGGGATCCGGCTAAACCATCTCTGGGCCCCTCTCTTGAATGTGGATGCAAAGAAACGGCATTTAGTTAGGTCATTGTAGTTGTAGATCTGGGCTATCTGTTCAAAATAGTGCAGGTGTTCCTCCGGGTTCCCTAGTCCATTGAAGGACTCAAAGTTGTAGTATTTCAGGGGTTCCCTAGTCCATTGATGGATTTCAGGGAGTGGCTGAAGGGAGTCAGGGTTCCCCCAATTTCGAGCCCAGAGTCATTCCCAATTTTTTGGTTGAGCTCATTTATCATGTCCCTCAGGTTGGTCTGCCCGGGTCCTTCGTTCTCATCGTCGGATATGAGCTCGGGTGTTGTTTCCTTTCGGTATCGTTTGGACCGGGATCCCTTTGTCAACTTTTCTTCTTCCATTTGAACCCGGAGAGCAATTTTTTGTTCCAGTTTATCCTCCTCCTCTTTCCGGATTTGCTCCTTTCTTTCGGCTGGGATCCTTTGCTTTGTCGCATCACTCTCTTTTTGTTTCTTATTCTTGGCTTTTTCTCCGAGTCGGTCAAAGACAGAGCCCCAGGATTGATGGCTGTTCCCGGAGTCTTCCGACTCGCCGATGATTTCAACTTCTCTGCGGATCCCGCCCTGGTATTCCTGGTACAGTTGCATGGCATCCGCAAGTTCTTTGTTGGTTAGGTGGAGGGTTCGGTTAGGAGCGACCGGGATGTCGAAATATTTGTACTGGTTCATGTCGATCGTGACCCGGGCGTCATTAGGGTCGACTGTCTGGTTCTCTTCCGGGATCACCCGGGTCATGAGAGGATCTGAGGTCAGGTCCGCAGGAGGGTTGTCCTGGTCCTGAGGAGGTTGCTGGTTGGAGCGGGTCTTTTTCGCCATGGTTTCAGTGAGTATAGACAAGATTTCACACAGGGTATATGGTTGCTGTTTTGGTGATAGTGCACGTGGGCAGTATAGATAGTGACAGGATGACAGAAATAGTGTGCACAGGCAGTCAACTTACTATTTTCAGAAGTACCACAAGTagttaagtgacaaaatgtGAGCAGGCCTATGGGACAAAAAGAGTTTATGTGCTACAGACAAACTTAGGGTTTGCTCAGGCAGGGTTTGCTATCATGCTCTACTACAGACAAATTTATAGTTTTGTTCAGGTAGGGTTTTCTATCATGCACACAACAAGAAAAGCCATGGTTGAGTGGGTTTTGAGAAGCTGGGTGTTTTTTGAGATCTTACAGGTGTGATTTGGACTCCCGTTTCGGGAGCTTGTTGGAGAAGACgagtccagtggcaccgtgaccacaggacagAAGACACCTTCCCCTCATTCTAGCTCCAAATGATAACGCCAAATCCCGGTCTGGACTTTCCTCTGCCGTGGATGGTGGTtctgcggtgtagctgctggaagggcgcctacaaaacaacaccggaggggggttttggccccgcggcgcctccggcgtgagaataagaGTAGGTTTTGGAAGGGTTAAGACTATAAAATGTGTTATCTATGTGTGTGGAAGGGTGGTGTatggtggttgctggtggctggtGGCTAGAATGTTTTAAGTGTTTGTTAAGTGCACAAGTGTGTGTAGAAATATGAGTGTAAAGAGAATGTAACCCCTGAACCAATcttccttggtctatttataggccaaggattagggttcaagGGGACGTACcttggatcctggtcctacacgtgtaggggccCCTACACGTGTCGAGGTGTCAGCGCGAGAATAgtcttttggaatgttcccttgCTTGTCTCTAttgccagtagttgaccgttgtGAGTGGTCCCTATCATGTCAGTCTGAGACTTGTGCAGTTGTCGGTTTGACCTTATATGGACCCCGGGTAAGGGGTAGTACCCGGGTCCAAAATATGGTCTGGGTTGTGTGGCCGAGCAGGGTTGCCTATCGTTTGCTGTGGCTAGGTGTCAATCCGGGTAAAAACCCTTGTATTGGGTCCGGATTCAATAGGACCGGATTATATCCTATCAATCATCTTCATGATTTGGCAATCTTCTTGATTTTCTAGTGGACGGGTTCCACAAGAATGTACTAGTATTGAAACACGCTAAACAAATCAAGCCATTACAAGAACCCACAACATACGTAAACCTATCTGTCTCTTTCATAGGATAGTCAAGTTCAATAGCCTCAGACTCATGATCATTAAGCAAAGAATAGAGGGAACAACTCGGAAGCCTGAGGTACTCGCAGGGACCCTCGATTTCGATAAATGGTCGATAAACATGGTTTGAAAGGGGCACCTCACTTAGAATGAGATGATGGTGATGAGTAGAGTGAGTTGAGTTAAGGAGATGAGTTTTAATGAAATCGGGAGAAGAATTAAGAGACAACCATGACTTACAAACACACCTGAATCGTAAAAGAGTCTTCACGGGAAGTCTTGAGAGAATGTTAGAGATGAGCTCCTCCAGAAGGATAGGGTTAGGGTGTTCATGAGTCGCCATGATCAGATACTAGAGttatttttcttgtttgagaaaaaaaaatttagggtTTCATGTAGGCTAATCTGCAAGACTATAGATATATGATCAATGTCCAAAGCCCAATGAAGTTTTAATTAGTTAGTCCCTCTATCCCTTTTTAAGTTGTCACTTTCGGTTTTGTGCcgatcaaattgaccaaagtttgattgagatttattaatattttatcaattgaaaaaaattaaaaaatatgtcacaTAAATAACCTTTAATccactttaagatgtaattttcagttttttaaaatactgAAAGAATGATTTATAAACTCTAGTTAAAGATTACTCAAatatttgaccaacaaaaatagaaatgtgacaactaaaaagggacggagggagtatatggtaAATAGGACAGAAGGAAACGGTTTTGTTTTTGAGTGAATTGCAGATTGTGTACCTGAACTATTCGGTTCTTGCACTTTGGGTACCTAGACTATGGTATCTAGCACATTGTGTACCTGTACTATGGAGATTCTAGCAAAAAGCATAATCCCGTTAGTTTTGTATTAACACCGTTCATGCTTCATTTGATTTGCAGTTTACAATGTGTATATAAGCAGATAGTAGGGAACACATGCATTGGAGAAGACTTCACCAAAACATTGGAATTGATCCACTTAATTGAACAAAGATTTGATACGAAAAACTACTTGATTAGAAACCAAAATCCTAAACCAACAAACACATTAAACATCGACTAAAACATAGATTCAAACATGATAAACGAGATAACATTTTCATGCCATCTCTACAGCAAACATGGATGATAAGAAAACAGGGGCGTCATGGATGTCACGGAGGCCACCATCAGCATCAGTGAGCTCGGAGGTTGCAAGGGTTGTTGCAACTTCATTGCAATCTTTAGGAACATGTATGACAACACATGTGTCCCAGTCCTCACTCATGATGTTATTGATCATCATGACAAAATCAGCTAGCGCAAAATCAGAGTCAATGTTGTTCACTTCATCAATAGCCCTCTTACAATCGGATTCAATGATAACAGAGAGCAGATTACCTATCTTCCACGCCACCTTGAGTCCATAAAATATGGACCATAACTCTGCAGCCAAAGGGACAAGCAAACCCATCATTCTTGCATTAGCCCTTATCCATTACCTCATGTGGTTCCTCATGATAGATGCAACTGAAGTCTTCATCATACCCCTGTCAAAGATCCCCTTGCAGTTCACCTTGCAGACATTAGCAGAAGTTGGCTTGCTCCACCCAGTCATGCTTAGTAAATCAGTAAATAAAAGAGTGTATATAAGATTTTTGCTAGTTAATAAAAGAGTGTGTGAAGAATTAGGCAGGACTGTGGTTGTTTATATAGCAATTTGGCGATtaaattttatctcaaccacCTGATAAGCATTGGCCAAGCATAGTCAAAAGTTGTTTACCAAGACTGCAAATTTGTAATTCTCAAGACTAGTAAAAGAAGTAGCAAATACCAATATCAAAGATCAAGAAAAGAACACCCAATGACAATATCACTAGTTGAAAAAGACTATCATTCATTTGACTATAAATTATGCAGTAGAAACTGTTTACAAAATAAGTTgtgtacataaataaaataattgtgaGTGATTTCTGGAAAAGTCTATTTGCAGTGCATGAGACTGCATTTTTGATGTCTACTGCTTACCACCCATCAACTGATGGGAAAACTGAAGTTGTGAATAGATGTTTGGAGACATATTTGAGGTGTATGTTTGGTGATAGCAGAATGGTGGTATAACACCAATTTTCATTTTGCTATAGGCTTGACTCCTTATGAGGTTGTTTATGGTCAGCCACTACCTATGCATTTACCGTACTTCTCTGGAAAATCCAATAATGGTGTGGTTAATAGAAGTCTGCAGAAAAGAGAACAAATGATCCCAGAATTAAAATCTCATTTGTCTGGAGCTCAACACAGAATGAAGGCTCAGGCTAATAAGCACAGGACTGACAGAGCTTTTAAAATCAATGATTAGGTTTGGCTGAAGCTACAACCATATAGACAATCTTCACTTTAACAAAGGACCAATCAAAAGCTAGCAAAGAAGTATTATGGTCCATTTCAGATCAAGAGTGTCATTGGCAAGGTGGATTATAAACTCAAGCTTCCTACTACTATTCAGATTCACAATGTGTTTCATGTCTTTTTGCTCAAACCATTTCATGGATCTCCactttttcttgtttctttaCCTGATTGGATGGCCACCACTAATTCAACATCCCTGATTCCTCAAGTTATATTACAAAACGTATCAAGAAGGTTTAGAATATTGTCCAAATTTGGTATTTGGTGAAATGGTTGCATATACCAAATCATGAGGCTACTTGGGAAACTGCAGAACAGTTTCTACAAATATTTCCCGACTTTCCAATCGATGATGCATTGGCTCAGTTGAGTGAATAGGTTTGGAAACTATGTTCAAACTTGAGGACAAGTCATTCTGAAGGCGAGAACATTGTTATAGTATCACAGTAGTATTACAGTTGGCCAATAACAAGTTTAGGTAGGACAAATTTGTTGGGATTTTTACATTCAACTTGTATATAGATAGTGGAACTTCATTCTGTAGCAGTTATGATATTAAATAATGAATTCTTTTCTCTCTCATCTTTGAATCTCTGTTCTCTCTTCTCTCATCATCACTCTACTTCTCCATAGTTACAGTATTACGACACATCTTTAAGGGATAATAAGTTCTCCCTTAACAGTTTCCTGTGTGCCAACATGGACATTTTTTGTGTTTGTTAAGATTACTAAGGTGATATATTAAGATTATATTTTGTCAAATTGGCATAGTATTGTCAATGTTATTGTAAAATTACACAAGATTGTCATATGTCTATCTTTTAATAGGTTACTCGTACTCGATCAGCTCGACCAAGTAGTTCGACAAATCCTCTATTTGTATAATCATGGGAACTAACCAACTCCCCaattgtaaaattatacaaGATTGTCATATGTCTGTCTTTTAGTAGGCTACTCGTACTCGATTGTCATATGTCTGTCTTTTAGTAGGCTACTCGTACTCGATCAGTTCGACCAAGTAGTTCGACCAATTCCTGAGAACTAACCAATTCCCCAATTGTACAATCATGGAAACTAACCAATTCCCCAATTGTACAATCATAGAAACTAACCAATTCCCCGTTTGTAAGTGGACTTGCCGGATTAATTTTAATTCTCAATTTATACGATCATAGACAAATTCTCCTTTGTACAACCATGACTTGCACAATCCAATAAAATCTTATTTCATATTAAGTAGAGACATGTAGAAACGCTGACAAAGGGTTCGGTGTCGGGGAAAcaagattttttgtttagttTAAACGGCCAAATTATCATTGAAGAGTCTGGCTTAATAAtatgttaaaactcaaaagagGCTTGAAAACAAAATTCAACAAGTGTTGGTTTAACTGGAATATATAATCAAGTGGATAAAGGGTGCTAAGTAGTGCGGTTAATCTTACAGCAGGTGgtattcttttatcgatttatCAGTGACAAACTTTACTAGGAAAAGCATTATGGAGAAGCTCATTCTTGTTGCCTGACAAACAGCGAATTCCCTTTATTCATCTTTTTTGGAGAATTCTTTCCTTTTTTGCTCACCAACTTCCACTAGCAAGGCCAGAAGAGCTTCACACACTTGAGCAGCATTTGCCTCTGCAACATCATCATTTAGTGATGAATAAACCATCCATGCGTGATCCAACTTGCGCTTTGGTCGCACGACAACTGATCCCGGAA includes:
- the LOC135149366 gene encoding uncharacterized protein LOC135149366 — protein: MKSKKGKLEPGVEPDRAILWKMARKQKIDEEVEEVKEVNEVEEVKEVDEVDEVSEVDDEFAVVCKKIDDLLEKKKAGELEFYGAEDVLTTALESQEHSGRVRAVGGYITPKQYFKLPREKKIRITKEELMARDWERDEKTEKKMQALEAEIAQLKAIFASSVGPQSPKQPEKASSQPEKESPQLEKANVDDDEECVMYDQPQPTPPAVSGQRSCELSVDKKENKVAFGMVYPSVDREKVHGIDIPDGHKCVLVDGLIKPDALLPVPIRGEMVTVRDALGSFVAWPEELISYTTAVVKKKERLRPTAQKKSE
- the LOC135149368 gene encoding uncharacterized protein LOC135149368: MHWILTIIWEGEIYILNPLPHPTQFPELEKVLSSAIKTFNSETGRSNKPPKAKFLSGSPKQPGGHECGYVVMRYMKDIIADTRLSFTSKWLAKSRVSYTEEQLDEVRIEALQFCQDHI